The following are encoded in a window of Roseimaritima ulvae genomic DNA:
- the pssA gene encoding CDP-diacylglycerol--serine O-phosphatidyltransferase, with protein sequence MSELRRRIWPRRTGDRKRRAGKRRLTLAVLPTMLTLGNGVCGMASIAVAVSVNLPWENDQKLFIAGVLIFIGMVFDALDGSAARMTNQSSQFGAELDSLCDAITFGAAPAVILWRYSDVFPHRLSWAIGVVFTLCVLMRLARFNVETEEDDPHDGFEGLPSPAAAGTIAAFVISIPHLHSLATPDYGDRIQSLALNGLVAFQYVVPLTALALAYLMVSRFRYPHVVQQWLRGRKAPHQIGQALFAIGGVFLFNELALPLALCFYAFSVPLRYLAERIGLMRPAAPKPVVGGETESSPSDG encoded by the coding sequence GTGAGCGAACTCAGACGCCGCATTTGGCCTCGGCGAACCGGTGATAGAAAGCGACGGGCCGGCAAGCGTCGTTTGACCTTGGCCGTCCTGCCGACGATGTTGACCCTCGGCAACGGCGTCTGCGGAATGGCCTCCATTGCGGTGGCCGTGAGCGTCAATTTGCCTTGGGAAAACGATCAAAAGCTGTTTATCGCCGGTGTGCTGATCTTTATCGGCATGGTGTTTGACGCCCTCGATGGTTCGGCCGCGCGGATGACCAATCAGTCCAGCCAGTTTGGTGCAGAGCTGGACAGCCTGTGCGATGCGATCACCTTCGGCGCCGCCCCGGCCGTGATCCTGTGGCGGTACAGCGATGTCTTTCCACACCGCTTGTCCTGGGCAATCGGCGTCGTGTTCACGTTGTGCGTGTTGATGCGGTTAGCGCGATTTAACGTCGAAACCGAAGAAGACGATCCCCACGATGGTTTTGAGGGCCTCCCCAGTCCGGCGGCCGCAGGCACGATCGCCGCGTTTGTGATTTCCATCCCCCACCTGCACTCGCTAGCCACCCCGGACTACGGCGACCGCATTCAGTCGCTGGCCCTCAATGGTTTGGTCGCCTTTCAATACGTCGTGCCCCTGACCGCCCTGGCCCTAGCGTACTTGATGGTGTCTCGATTCCGCTATCCGCACGTGGTCCAACAATGGCTCCGCGGCCGCAAAGCGCCGCATCAGATCGGACAGGCTTTGTTTGCGATTGGCGGGGTGTTCCTGTTTAACGAGCTGGCGCTGCCGTTGGCCCTGTGTTTCTACGCCTTTAGCGTACCCCTACGGTACTTGGCCGAGCGGATCGGCTTGATGCGACCCGCCGCCCCCAAGCCAGTCGTGGGCGGCGAAACCGAATCCAGCCCTAGTGACGGCTGA
- the nadB gene encoding L-aspartate oxidase, with protein sequence MTPRYLVPFHPKQVPHHFVDLLIIGSGLAGLRAAHAAHPHQTVLLVTKDQLRESNSNYAQGGIAGVLGPGDDFESHVSDTLIAGGNLCDSEVVEMVIREGPRRIEELIEWGTKFDQTKGRLALGREGGHSHQRIVHAHGDATGREVMRAMIAHTRQRPNNLIWEQAFTLDLLTHDGRCRGALISRDGGPPTLVWAKQTILCTGGAGQVFRESTNPLVATGDGFGLAYRAGVELRDMEFIQFHPTVLYIAGSSRSLITEAIRGEGAHLIDVNGHRFMPAYDQRAELAPRDVVSQSIIQHMAETTHNCVYLDLSHLDRGEVLNRFPGIAATCAKFGLDIAQDRIPVRPGAHYMVGGVTVDRAGRTSLPGLWAAGEVTSSGLHGANRLASNSLLEGLVYGAFAGQGAAREAAEMPDTMTALPIECSPIKHKSQSLDFADIRASLKSVMGRLVGVQRNAAGLREAITTIDSFFAYVMPQQFQDETGWETQNMLLTSRMMATAALAREESRGVHFRTDFPSSNDETWRRHLAIQIDKCGGHPQ encoded by the coding sequence ATGACGCCCCGCTACCTTGTGCCGTTTCATCCCAAGCAGGTTCCGCACCATTTTGTGGATCTTTTGATTATTGGCAGTGGTTTGGCCGGTCTGCGCGCCGCGCACGCTGCTCATCCGCACCAAACCGTGCTGCTGGTCACCAAGGATCAGCTGCGCGAATCCAACAGCAACTACGCTCAGGGCGGGATCGCCGGCGTCCTGGGGCCGGGGGACGATTTTGAGAGTCACGTCTCCGATACCTTAATCGCTGGCGGAAATTTATGCGATTCCGAAGTCGTGGAGATGGTGATTCGCGAAGGGCCCCGGCGGATCGAAGAACTGATCGAATGGGGGACAAAGTTCGACCAAACCAAGGGGCGGCTGGCGCTGGGGCGTGAAGGCGGCCACAGCCACCAGCGAATCGTGCACGCCCACGGCGACGCGACGGGCCGCGAGGTGATGCGGGCCATGATCGCCCATACCCGCCAGCGGCCCAACAATCTGATTTGGGAGCAGGCCTTCACGCTGGACCTGCTGACCCACGATGGTCGCTGTCGCGGTGCCCTGATTTCCCGCGACGGTGGACCTCCCACCCTGGTCTGGGCCAAGCAGACGATCCTCTGCACCGGCGGCGCCGGCCAAGTGTTTCGCGAATCCACCAATCCGCTCGTGGCCACCGGCGACGGATTTGGCTTGGCCTATCGAGCCGGCGTGGAACTTCGCGACATGGAATTTATCCAGTTCCACCCCACCGTGCTGTACATCGCCGGCTCATCGCGTTCGCTGATCACCGAAGCGATCCGCGGGGAAGGGGCACATCTGATCGACGTCAACGGGCATCGGTTCATGCCGGCGTATGACCAGCGCGCGGAACTTGCGCCCCGCGATGTGGTCAGCCAATCGATCATCCAGCACATGGCCGAGACGACTCACAACTGCGTCTATTTGGACCTGTCGCATCTGGACCGCGGTGAAGTCCTGAATCGCTTTCCGGGCATCGCCGCCACCTGTGCCAAATTCGGCTTGGACATCGCCCAAGATCGCATCCCGGTTCGTCCCGGAGCTCACTACATGGTCGGCGGCGTGACCGTGGACCGTGCGGGACGAACCAGTTTACCGGGCTTGTGGGCGGCCGGCGAAGTCACCAGCAGCGGCTTGCACGGCGCCAATCGGTTGGCCAGCAACAGTTTGTTGGAAGGTTTGGTGTACGGGGCCTTCGCCGGCCAGGGAGCGGCGCGTGAAGCGGCGGAGATGCCGGACACGATGACGGCGCTGCCCATCGAGTGCTCGCCGATCAAACACAAGTCGCAGTCCTTGGACTTCGCCGATATTCGGGCTTCACTGAAAAGCGTGATGGGCCGGCTGGTGGGCGTGCAGCGAAACGCCGCGGGATTGCGAGAAGCGATCACCACCATCGATTCGTTCTTCGCCTACGTGATGCCGCAGCAGTTTCAAGACGAAACCGGCTGGGAGACGCAGAATATGCTGCTGACCTCGCGGATGATGGCCACTGCTGCCCTGGCTCGCGAAGAATCACGCGGCGTTCACTTCCGCACCGATTTCCCCAGCAGCAACGACGAAACGTGGCGCCGTCACCTGGCCATCCAAATCGACAAGTGCGGCGGCCATCCGCAGTAG